In the genome of Achromobacter sp. MFA1 R4, the window CGCCCTTCCCCTGCCCGTCGCCAGACCGCGCCCGGCCGCCGCTTCCCGGCGCGGCCGCGTCGCGGCCCTTGCCGCATTGCCGCTGCTGCTGTTTCTTCTGCTGTTTTTCGCCGGCCCGATCGCTGGCCTGCTGGGCAACGGCTTCAAGGGCGAGGACGACGGCCTGACGCTGGACCATTACCGCCACCTGCTGGACACGCCGATCTACCGCATCGTGCTGGTCAACACCTTCACCATTGCCGCCGCCGTCACGGTGGCCTGCGTGGTGTTGAGCTATCCGCTCGCCTACCTGATGGCGACCGTCTCGCCGACCGTGGCGCGCGTGGTGTTCTTCGCGGTGCTGCTGCCCTTCTGGTCCAGCGCGCTGGTGCGCACGTCGGCCTGGATCGCGCTGCTGGGCAAGAACGGGCCGTTGAACACCCTGCTGACGACCGTGGGCATCCTCGACCAGCCCATGGCGTTCCTCTACAACTTCACCGGCGTGATGGTGGGCATGACGCACGTGCTGATGCCCTTTGTCGTGCTGCCGCTGTATGCGTCGTTCCGGTCCCTGGACGGCAGCCTGGTGCAGGCCGCGCAGGGCCTGGGCGCGGGGTCCGCGGGCATTTTCAGCAGGGTCATCCTGCCGCTGACCAGTCCAGGCGCGGTCGCCGGCGGCATCATTGTCTTCATGAACGCGGTGGGCTACTACATCACCCCGTCGCTGATGGGCGGTCCCGCCCAGCGCATGGCCGCCGAACTCATTTCGCACAACATCACCGAAGAGCTGAACTGGGGATTGGCCTCGGCGCTGGCCGGTGTGCTGCTGGCCACCGTGCTGCTGTCGCTGTGGCTGTTCAACCGGCTGTTCGGCCTGAACAGCCTGATCAGCGCCAGTTCCGGCAAAGGCAGCAACACCAGCGGGTATCGCCGCACGCCGGGCGGCCGGGTGTCGGTCATGCTGGGCGTGGCGTGCGCGCTGTTCCTGCTGCTGCCCATCGTCGTGGTCATTCCGATGAGCTTCGGAACCACGGAGTTTCCCATCTTCCCGCCGCCCAGCTACGGGCTGCGCTGGTACGAGAACTTCTTCACCGACGGCAAATGGCTGGCCGCGCTGGCCTCCAGTACGCGGATTGCCATCGTGGTGACGCTGCTGGCCACGGTTTTGGGCACCGCCGCCGCGCTGGGCGTCAGCCGGCTGGCAAAGCGCCACCAAGGCTGGCTGGACGCCTTCTTCATCGTCCCGATGTCGGTGCCGGCGATTGTCACGGCGGTCGCGCTGTACTACCTGTTCGCGCCCATCGGCTGGGTCGCCAATTCCATGGCGGTCATCCTGGGCCACACGGTGCTGGCCGCCCCCTACGTCTACATCACCATGCGGGCGGCGCTGCGCAGCCTGGACCCCAGCCTGGAACTGGCCGCGCTGAGCATGGGCGCTTCCTGGCCGACGATGTTCAGGCTGGTCATGCTGCCGGCCCTGATCCCCAGCCTGATCGGCGGCGCCGTCTTTGCCTTCGTCAGTTCGTTCGACGACGTGGTCATGGCGCTGTTCCTGACCACCATCCGCAACCGCACCCTGCCCAAGCTGATGTTCGAGGGCCTGGCCAACGACTTCGATCCCACCGTGATCTCCGCCTCCTGCCTGCTGGTCGGGGCGACGGCGCTGATCCTGCTTGCCAACCTGCTGATCAGCAGGAAGAAGGAACACTGACATGCATATCGCCAACGATATCCTCCCGCAACGCCCGCCGGAACGCCAGGGCAAGGAACTGACGCTTGCCGGCATCCACAAGCGATACGGCGATTCGATTGCGCTGCCCGACGTCGACCTGACCGTGGCGCGCGGCGAGTTCTGCACGCTGCTGGGCGCGTCCGGCTCCGGCAAGACCACGCTGCTCAAGATCATCGCCGGCTTCGAATCGCCGGACGCCGGCGTGGTCAAGATCGGCGGGCGCGACGTCACGCATACCCCGATCGCGGACCGCAATATCGGCATGGTGTTCCAGAACTACGCCCTGTTCCCGCACATGAGCGTGTTCGAGAACGTCGCGTTCGCGCTGCGCATGCGGCGCCAGAACGAAGAGGACATCCGCCGCCGAGTACAGGATGCGCTGGACCTGGTGAGCCTGGCGCCGCTGCAGGACCGCAAGCCCGGCGCGCTGTCCGGCGGCCAGCAGCAGCGCGTCGCGCTGGCGCGCGCCCTGGTGTTCACGCCCGACATCCTGCTGATGGACGAGCCGCTGGGCGCGCTGGACAAGAACCTGCGGCAGTCCATTCAGCTGCAGCTGCGCCGGCTGCACCAGGAACTGGGGCTGACCGTGGTCTTCGTCACGCATGACCAGGAAGAAGCCATGAACCTGTCGGACCGCATCGTCATCCTGGAACAGGGCCGCATCGTCGAGGCCGGCTCGCCGGAAAGCCTGTACCGCAAGCCGGCCAGCGCCTTCGTCGCCGGCTTCCTGGGCGAATGCAATTTCCTGCCCGCCAACGACGGCGTGCTGGGCGTGCGCCCCGAACACCTGCGCCTGGGCAGCCGCCTGGCCGGCGCCGATCTGCGCCACGCGGGCAAGGTCGTGGCGTCGACGTTCTGCGGCGTGCACTGGAAAGTCTTTATCGAAGCCTTCGACAAGGTGATCCTGGCCTACGCGCCGCTGGATGTGGACTCGGCCCAGCGCACGCCCGGACAGTCGGTGACATGGGGCTTTCATCCGGCCGACGCCATGGAATTCGCCAACGCAGCATGACGACCGACGCGCCTATTTCTTGCGGCCATGCCGCGCCGCGCATCGTGGCGGCGGGCGATCGCACGCTGCTGGTCGAATTCGCCGACCGCATCGACGCCGAGACCAACGCGCGCGTGCTGGCGCTGTCGCAAGCGTTGCGAGGCAGCCTGCGCAAGGTTCGCGGACTCCAGAGCGTGGTGCCGGCGTACCGCTCGCTCGCGGTGGGCTTCGACCCATTGCTGATCGGGCACGACGCCGTTGGCGAGCTGATCGGCCGCAGCCTGCAAGCCAGCGCCTGCGCGCCAGCTCCCGCGCCGCGCCGCTGGGAAGTCCCGGTCTGCTACGGCGGCGCCCACGGCATGGACCTGCAGGCGCTGGCGGATCAGCATGGGCTGGATCCCGCGCGGGTCATCGCCCGGCACACCGCGCCGGTCTACCGGGTCTACATGGTGGGATTCCTGCCGGGCTTCGCGTATCTGGGCGGCCTGGATCCTGCGCTGCACACGCCCCGCCGCGCCATGCCGCGCGCGCACACGCCCGCCGGCAGCATCAACATCGGCGGCCAGCAGACGGCCATCGCCTCGGTGCCGGGACCTAGCGGCTGGCACCTCATCGGCCGCACGCCGTGGCGCAGCTTCGATCTGCGCCACGCGGATCCCTTTCTGTTCGAGGCCGGCGACGAGATCGTGTTCACCCCCATCGATGAAGACGAGTTCGAACGCCTTGCCGCCTTGCAGGACGACCCCGCCCGTCGACCGCAACCGCTACCGGGAGCCGGCCCATGAGCGCGCGCCTGCGCGTCGAGAAGGCCGGCATGCTGACCACGGTGCAGGACCTGGGCCGCCCGGGCTATGAACACATGGGCGTGCCGCCGTCGGGCGCCATGGACCCCGGCGCGCTGCGCATGGCCAATGGACTCGTCGGCAACGCGCCCGGCTTGGCCGCGCTGGAATTCACCCTGCTGGGCGGCGCGTTGCAGGTGCTGGAGGCGGACTGCACCATCGCCTACGCCGGCAGCGCCTTGCTGCACGCCAGCGCCACGGCCGCCTCGCCCGCCCGGTCACTGAGTCCGTGGCAATCCCACCGCGTACCGGCGGGCGCCACCTTGACGATCGGACCGCTGCAACGCGGTGTACGCGGGTATCTGGCCGTCGGCGGCGGCATCGCCGTCGCGCCCGTGCTGGGCAGCGCGTCCACCCTGACGCGTGCCCGGCTCGGCGGCCTGGAGGGCCGTGCGCTGGCGCGCGGCGACGTGCTTGCGACCGGCGACGGCCGGCGCCGTTCGCCGCGGCGCTGGCTGGCCAGCCGCGACATCGGCTGGTTCTATCGGGACGCGCCCATCGGCGTCATCCTCGGTCCGCAGCAGGATCACTTCGCGCCCGCCGAGATCGGCCGCTTTCTTGGCGCCACCTATCGCCTGGCGCCGCAGTCGGACCGCATGGGCCTGCGCCTGGACGGGCCGGCCATCGCGCACGCCCGGGGCGCCGACATCATCACCGACCCCATCGCCGCGGGCAGCATCCAAATCCCGGGCGCGGGACAGCCCCTCATTGCCATGAACGACCGCCAGACCACCGGCGGCTACCCCAAGATCGCCACCGTCATCTCGGCCGACCTGCCTCGGCTTGCCCAGATGCGCCCGGGCCAGCCGCTGCGGTTCGAAGCCCTGGACCCGGCCCAGGCCGTGCAGCGCTGGCGCGACTACACGGAATGGGTCCGCGCCCGCGAAGACGAACTGCGCGCCGACCCGAACTTTCCCATCTTCCCCCTATTGTTTCCATGATTCCTATGTCTATCATTCATGCCATGGAAAGCCCCCTGCTCAACGCCACGGCCGCCGCCCCCGCCGCCGACGACTCGCGCGACCTGGTCGACGAGGCCTACTCGACCATGCTGGACATGATCCAGCTGGGCCAATTGCCCATCAACCAGCCGCTGCAGGAACGCAACCTGGCCAGCGCGCTAGGCGTGTCGCGCACCCCGCTGCGCGAGGCGATGAGCCGGCTGATCGGCGCCGGCTTCGCCGTGCGCACCGCGCGGGGGCAGCTCATCGTCCCTGAACCCTCGCTGCGCCAGTACCTGGAGATCTTCCAGATGCGCGTGCTGCTGGAAGGCGACGCCGCCGCGGCCGCCGCCACCCGCATGGCGCCGGAGCAGGCCGCGGCCCTCCTGGAGCAAGTCAGCGAGATCCGGCGCCGCAATGAGGCCACCCACGAGGAGAACCATCGGGTCGACAACCTGCTGCACGACAGCATCGCCCAGGCCAGCGGCAACCGGCTGATGGCGCAGACCATCCACGACCTGCGCATCAAGGCCCGCTGCTTCGACCAGAACGGCGCGCCCGAACGGCTGATTCCCGGCTGCGACGAGCACATGGCCGTCCTGCAGGCGATCCTGGACCGCAACCCCGAGGCCGCGCGCGCGGCGATGCAGGCGCACCTGAGCAAAGTGCGCGTTGGCCTGGTCGCCCGGCACACCCAGATTTAACCGCTTCCTTTATCCGCATGTCATTCCCCACCCCCAAGCCTCTGCTCATCATCATGAACCCGGTCACGCAGGCCGACCGGGACCAGATCGCCCGCCACTTCGAAGTCATCTTCGCCCCGACGCCGGAACAGTATGCGCAAGCCGTCGCCGAGCACGCACCGCGCGTCGACGTGGTCATGACCATCGGCGCCATCGGCCTGACTGCAGGCCAGATCGACGCGCTGCCCAACCTGAAGCTGATTTACTCGATGGGTGCCGGCTACGAAAAGATCGACCTGGACCACGCCAGGCGGCGCGGTGTCAAGGTCGCCAACGGCGCGGGCACCAACGACAGCTGTGTCGCCGACCACGCCATGGGCCTGATGATCGCCGTCATCCGCGGCATTCCCCGCCTGGACCAGCTCACGCGGCAAGGCGTCTGGCGCACCCAG includes:
- a CDS encoding ABC transporter permease subunit, producing MTTSTDALPLPVARPRPAAASRRGRVAALAALPLLLFLLLFFAGPIAGLLGNGFKGEDDGLTLDHYRHLLDTPIYRIVLVNTFTIAAAVTVACVVLSYPLAYLMATVSPTVARVVFFAVLLPFWSSALVRTSAWIALLGKNGPLNTLLTTVGILDQPMAFLYNFTGVMVGMTHVLMPFVVLPLYASFRSLDGSLVQAAQGLGAGSAGIFSRVILPLTSPGAVAGGIIVFMNAVGYYITPSLMGGPAQRMAAELISHNITEELNWGLASALAGVLLATVLLSLWLFNRLFGLNSLISASSGKGSNTSGYRRTPGGRVSVMLGVACALFLLLPIVVVIPMSFGTTEFPIFPPPSYGLRWYENFFTDGKWLAALASSTRIAIVVTLLATVLGTAAALGVSRLAKRHQGWLDAFFIVPMSVPAIVTAVALYYLFAPIGWVANSMAVILGHTVLAAPYVYITMRAALRSLDPSLELAALSMGASWPTMFRLVMLPALIPSLIGGAVFAFVSSFDDVVMALFLTTIRNRTLPKLMFEGLANDFDPTVISASCLLVGATALILLANLLISRKKEH
- a CDS encoding ABC transporter ATP-binding protein; the encoded protein is MHIANDILPQRPPERQGKELTLAGIHKRYGDSIALPDVDLTVARGEFCTLLGASGSGKTTLLKIIAGFESPDAGVVKIGGRDVTHTPIADRNIGMVFQNYALFPHMSVFENVAFALRMRRQNEEDIRRRVQDALDLVSLAPLQDRKPGALSGGQQQRVALARALVFTPDILLMDEPLGALDKNLRQSIQLQLRRLHQELGLTVVFVTHDQEEAMNLSDRIVILEQGRIVEAGSPESLYRKPASAFVAGFLGECNFLPANDGVLGVRPEHLRLGSRLAGADLRHAGKVVASTFCGVHWKVFIEAFDKVILAYAPLDVDSAQRTPGQSVTWGFHPADAMEFANAA
- the pxpB gene encoding 5-oxoprolinase subunit PxpB encodes the protein MTTDAPISCGHAAPRIVAAGDRTLLVEFADRIDAETNARVLALSQALRGSLRKVRGLQSVVPAYRSLAVGFDPLLIGHDAVGELIGRSLQASACAPAPAPRRWEVPVCYGGAHGMDLQALADQHGLDPARVIARHTAPVYRVYMVGFLPGFAYLGGLDPALHTPRRAMPRAHTPAGSINIGGQQTAIASVPGPSGWHLIGRTPWRSFDLRHADPFLFEAGDEIVFTPIDEDEFERLAALQDDPARRPQPLPGAGP
- a CDS encoding biotin-dependent carboxyltransferase family protein — its product is MSARLRVEKAGMLTTVQDLGRPGYEHMGVPPSGAMDPGALRMANGLVGNAPGLAALEFTLLGGALQVLEADCTIAYAGSALLHASATAASPARSLSPWQSHRVPAGATLTIGPLQRGVRGYLAVGGGIAVAPVLGSASTLTRARLGGLEGRALARGDVLATGDGRRRSPRRWLASRDIGWFYRDAPIGVILGPQQDHFAPAEIGRFLGATYRLAPQSDRMGLRLDGPAIAHARGADIITDPIAAGSIQIPGAGQPLIAMNDRQTTGGYPKIATVISADLPRLAQMRPGQPLRFEALDPAQAVQRWRDYTEWVRAREDELRADPNFPIFPLLFP
- a CDS encoding GntR family transcriptional regulator gives rise to the protein MSIIHAMESPLLNATAAAPAADDSRDLVDEAYSTMLDMIQLGQLPINQPLQERNLASALGVSRTPLREAMSRLIGAGFAVRTARGQLIVPEPSLRQYLEIFQMRVLLEGDAAAAAATRMAPEQAAALLEQVSEIRRRNEATHEENHRVDNLLHDSIAQASGNRLMAQTIHDLRIKARCFDQNGAPERLIPGCDEHMAVLQAILDRNPEAARAAMQAHLSKVRVGLVARHTQI